The following is a genomic window from Gadus morhua chromosome 23, gadMor3.0, whole genome shotgun sequence.
AGCTACAGTACGTACGGGACTGCATGTGCTTTTGTGTCCAATCCTTTAAAACTatcgtgtttgtttatttctggcGGTAGTCGTCTGCGTATGCCCGGTGGTCTCCGCGGTCGGCAAACTGGTCGCCGTAGCCCCTCAACATGTCCTGGAAGTTGGGCATGCCCTGGGGGGCCTGCTGCTGGGGGTAGGGCATGTAGGGCTCCTCCTGCCCGCTCTGGTAGGGCTCCAGCTCGCTCTCTGTCGCCCCCTGGCGgtagctctcctcctcctcctccgcgtgCTGCGTGGCCTCCGGCTGGGCCTCAGGCTCCGCCTCCGGCCGCGGCTCGTAGCGGCGCAGTCGGCAGTCCCGGTCGTACTCCGGGTCGCAGTCGGGGTTGCTGGGCTCCATGACGCCGTTACGGGAGCCGTCGGCGTTGAGGTGGGGCTCGTAGGGCTCGGCCGGGTGagggcggggcccggggccggcgCGCGGCTCGGCGGCCTTCACCGCGTAGCACTCGCGGTCGTAGCCAATGTAGCAGTCGTAGCCCTCCCTGGTCTTCCCAGGGGGCCCCagggggtgctgctgctgctccggcTGGGCGGGGGCGCTCTGCCGGGCGCCGTACGGGCCCTGGGCGCGGCGAGACGCCTCGCGGAGAGCGGCGAAGGGGTCGTTAGCGTCGGCctccggggcggcggcggcggcgcccgtGCGCGGGGCGTGGGGGTCGTTGGACTGGGCTCGAGACATGAGCTTGCGCAGCATGGCGTAGGGGTCGTTAGCCGGGGGCTCGGTGGGGGCCTGGCCGCGGTACATCGCGTACGGGTCGTTGTCTTGCGCGGAAGCCTGGCGGTACATGGCATAGGGGTCGTTCTCTTGTGAGGCAGCGCTAGCTTGGCGGTACATGGCGTAGGGGTCGTTAGCCGGGGCCTGGGTCGGGGCCTGGCCGCGGTACATGGCGTACGGGTCGTTGTCTTGGGCGCTAGCCTGACGGTACATAGCATAAGGGTCGTTAGCCTGAGGGGACGCCCGGCGGTACATGGCGTAGGGGTCGTTAGCCTGCGCCGCGGCGGCCTGGCCGCTAGCCTGACGGTACGCGGCGTACGGGTCGGGGGCTCTGTTGGCGTGCGCGTGGGCGAAGGCGTCCCTGAACACGGCGTAGGGGTCGCTGCGCTGCTCCGCCGGGGCGGCGcggatggcggcggcggcggcggcgtcctcctGCTGCTCAGCCCCGTACTTCTCCGGCGGGCTGGCGAACTTGGTGGCGGTGAGGGGGTTGCAGCCCTCCTCCGTCAGTGGGTTGCAGGACCCAGGGCCGGCGCgggcgggggggttgggggcacGGGGCGCCTGGATGGGACAGGACCGCAGGAAGGGTTAGCCGCGAGGACGGCGACGAGCTAATGAGTTAGCGATCGATAAACGCAATCAACAGAGGCAAACACATTAGCCGAAGTTTTGCCGCGTTCCGGACGGTGCGGTTCGCGTGATTTGAGTGATTGGTTTGGCCTTTGATTACTCTCAGCCTTTGATTACTCTTCACTTCTTACATCACAGTCTAGATTGAGTAATCTTGCAGATGACTTATTAGAGAAttaagagaagaagaaaagtgAGGCAGTAAGCTTCACGTTTTGCTCAACGAGCAAAGCCTCAACGAGATTGTGAACTCGCAAAATCTGGATGATCTCAGGAGGCTAAATccaatctcatctcatctcatcttcgtccgcttatccggggtcgggtcgcggggggagcagctcaagcagggggccccagacttccctttttcacattgaccagctctgacggggggattccgaggcgttcccaggccagtgttgagatataatctctccacctagtcctgggtcttccccgaggtctcctccccaatctGACATAAGACTAATATCTTTGTCTTAATAAAGTTAACTTTAGTCATTAATTAGGGGGCTGGGTCATCTCGCTCAACTTGAATAGAATCCGTCTTTGGGCTCGGACTCAAAACACCTTGACCACTATACGATCCTGCCCttaaataataacacaaaaATAATATGGATATCACTGAAGAACAAGAAGAGTACAAAGCAAAGCAGGGAGTTTCTTCATAAATGTGAAATAAATATATCTCCTGTTacgccctttgagactgtacctgtgtaaagactatacaaataaaatgtaatgtaataggATTTAATGCTCCTACCGAGAGGGCGGCTTCGTAGGCGCATCGGGGGTCCCGGAGGGGGTCGCAGTTGGGGTACTTCAGGTAGACCCCGGAGGGCGCCTTCTGCACCAGTTGGGGCTGGCAGCCGGGGTCTTTCTTGGGGTCGCAGCCCAGATGGGCGTAGGAGGGCAGGGGTCCGGCGGCAGGCTTGTACCCGAAGGCGGCCTTCAGGTGGTACTGCAGGCACTCCACGTCCTCCGGGGAGCAGATGCGCAGAAGCTCCGCCTTCTGCTcctgtgagggggcggggccggaaGTGAGCAAGGCGCCGATCGCAGGGCTAACAGAAGTTAGCAAGCCTAGCATTACACCCACCGGGAAGGCCTATTGGTAGCCAGGCCATGAGATCAGTTCATTATTTTAATTGCTCTAATTTATTTAATTGCTTAAGCATGTCTTAGCGAGGACGGTGTGGCCTTGAGTCCAAATGCAGTGATTACCTTAGTCAGGAAGGGCTGCACGGACggggagtagtagtagtacccGGACCGGGGGTTCTTGGCGGGCGCGGGGCCGCGGGCGTAGACCGGGGCGGGGGCGGCGACGGCGGCCTTGGTGGCGGGCAGCACCAGGGGCAGGTAGGGGCTCTTGCCCTGCATCAGCGCGGCGTACAGGCAGTGGGCGTCCTTGGTGGGGTCACAGGTCTTCACGGGGGCCGGCTTGGGGGGCTCGGGGGTGGGCCGCGTGGTGTGGGTCGCCACGCACTTGGGGTCCTCGGAATCGGCGCAGGACTTGTAGATGTCCCCCAGGTGGCTGAGGTAGGCCTTGTAGGACCGCCGGCCCTCGGCGCGGTTCTTGTTCTGCAGGTAGGCCAGGTAGATCCGGTCCAGCTCTTGtacctggaggggggaggagggggagggggaggggggaggggaggggggagagtgaaaCCACCAGGTAGCAAAAGGGgtctagtttgtgtgtgtgtgcgtgcgtacgtacagtacgtgtgtgtgtgtgtgtgtgttcgtgcacatAAGGTAGCCTCACCGCCTCTTGGTTCCCGTTGTCAGTGAAGTACTTGTACCAGCTCCAGAAGTCGGCGTGCTGCTTGTACCAGCTGATGTTCCTCCTGTTCCTCACCAGCTGTCTGCTGGAGGCCTGCTCTGCTGCCCTCTCCTGGACGCTAGCTCCCgctgggacacacacgcacacacacacacacacacacacacacacacacacacacacacacaccaggtcaggTCGTTTGTATTCGTATAGCATTAATGGGGAGAGATCAACTTGCGACAACAAAACTTTTAAGTGAGAGTGCATGTCATGTTAACATTATAACATGATAATGTTTCTTCAGTAGTTCGTGCAGCAGGTTTTACATGCACAGACACCCTCGTGTTGGTTATAATGAAACATAtctattagtgctgtcaagcgattaaaatatttaatcgcattattgacatagttaactcacgattaatcgcaaacttttttctatgctaaatatcccttgatttctttgtcccattaattgttctaattttaatgctcttttcaacatggagaagtgcatcggcttgccttgtgcaaatgcttttttattgataacaacattaacaactaactaacaactttattgaacaacaaaaacactaggtgcgcaattaaacgatgaacatacaaacatactgactTGAagatagcagtcaggctactgcttctttgttttgagtaaaataaaaacaattaaaaaacgctgttaataacgcgtttaactgaaagcactaatatttatttataatatatatatttaccttCTCTCTTGGTCTTGGTTACAATAGCCCCTGCGGACGATAAATCTGAAAGGACAGAACAAACATAACCATCAAAATCAACCGAATAAATCAAGACTCATACAATATGTCCCGTCATGGAATAATGTGCACGGTTTATGGAGCTAACTACTTTAAATAATTACAAACACATGTTTGAAAATGTGTCATAAAAAACAAGGTTTTAATAAAAACATCAAGGACCCGCCtctgtgccacacacacacacacacacacacacacacacacacacacacacacacacacaggtagtgTAATTGGCAGGGTAATGGGGCTAGCCCAGAGCGAAGGACTTCTGAGGCCCTTTGTACTTTTATTGGGGAACTCCACGCTGAGCAGTGTTCCTGGAGAGCTCAGGGTCCCCTAGTGTACCAGGTCTGTGAgcgtgagagggtgagggggtgagtgagtgagagggtgagtgagccAGTGATGTTTGTTGAAGGGATAGAGGATGCTATTCGTTGATGGATacttgtgtgtctgagtgtggggAAGGAGGATTTTGATGGATGGATATGTGTGTTTCAGGGTTGTCTagggtcgcacacacacacacacacacacacacacacacacacaaacatacacacacagacacacactacccCACACACAGTTCAACCCTGTTTCCCCGGTAGGGCAACAGATTCATCTCTGCTCCTTTCATCTACGCAGGGGGGAAAGCTGCTCATACTTTGCAGGAGAAGgtgggttttggggggggggggggaaagaaaaaacagcAATGAGATGTTTGAAGAATCTTCAGGTCGCAAGACTCCAAATGTTTCAGTACAAAACAAAAGAACGATTTATCTTCTAGTAAATaaggaagaaaggagagaaaggggagaggaggagggagggaagaaggatgggggacgagaggagaggaaaggaaggaaggaaggatgggggagagaggagaggaagggaaggaaggatgggggagagggaatGAAGTGAGGTGGatggaaaaaaacaaggaaGGAGAATGGATGGAGGAAAGGGAGACTAAGGGAAATAGAGTGGAAACAGGGGAGAGATTGGGGAAGCAGAAAGAGAATAAGGACAACAGGAGCGTGAGAGACTTGTGTAAAGTGTTAACACCATCGTCCAGGTTGAGCATGGAGCATTAAAGACCACAGTAAAAGCGTctgtttcaaacacacacagagagagagggagggggagggggagagagatttgTGACTGTTCATAGGCGATAATGGAATTTTTATAGCATtccacattttactttttatatattgaggatttaatattctaatatttgatgcatatatatgtatttaacattttaaaCTTTGCCCTCCTAATGGTTCACCTGCATTGGCAATGTTAACgttaatttttcatgtcaatatatctttttgaatttaattgaaattgagagagagagagagagagagagagagacagagagagagagagacagagacagagagagagagagagagagagagagagagagagagagagagagagagagagagagagagagagagacagtagaggtGAGCACTGGATGGTTTTTAAAAAGCCTGTAAAGAGAAAAACATCAGCGGACACATCtggaagcagtgtgtgtgtgtgtgtgtgtgtgtgtgtgtgtgtgtgtgtgtgtgtgtgtgtgtgtgtgtgtgtgtgtgtgtgtgtgtgtgtgtgtgtgtgtgtgtgtgagagagaggaggagacgggggtgTGTTGCTGACAGGTTATAATCTTTTACAAGACCAGAAGCGCTGAGTTAAGGCTCAGAGTTtaccttcctcccccctctcccccctctcccccctctccctgtagttcccacctcttcctccccctctgtctttactgctgcccccccccccttccgtaACCAGGAGACAGGCAATTTCTTTAAAAACAGACTTTTATTGTGTTTCTCCTTattagaaacacacagagaagtTTTCCCTATAATGGCTTTCCCTACGGATCTcagcacagatacacatacacacacacacacacacacacacacacacacacacacacacacatacacccaagcCTTTATATGTCAAGTGATGATAAGATCAAGCTGAAAGCCAGCGGGAGGGGAGATGAGTAGTTGGCCTCCTGTTGTGAGTTATCATCTCAGTCAACTCCCGCCCAAAACAATGTCAGCAAACCAGATTTCAACCTTGACGGGAATTCGATTTATGTTCCGAACTTTGACAACTGTTTTAGGGGAGAACTCAAAGAGTTTGAAATCGTACCGAAACGCATATTAAATCTTGAGACAAAGAAGACACCTTAGGTGGTATAACAACAAAGAGGTTGCTCAAAGTTGTGATGTAAATCTTTAATGAACTCTTCTAAGATGTCATTAGAAGTCTTGTTATAAAATGTTTACACTTTGAACTTGCCACTTGAAGTTGCCACGAAATATTGATTCTATTAAAGTTTGTGAAATTGTCTCTAATCTGACATATATCTACTGTATACAGAAATTTCTCAGGTAATAATAAAGTGATAAATTCATTTTATGACACAAATGGCAGTTTATCTATGACAAGTTCATAGTGCAGCTACAAAATGTTCAACATCATTAACTGTGATCTTTTGCACATGACGCTTTTTTTCTGGATCATTAACAATCGTGTCAGTAACCCTTACTGCAGGACTGGGAACATAAACACcaatgtgtgcatgtacgtctTAAaggtgcttctgtgtgtgtgtgtgtgtgtgtgt
Proteins encoded in this region:
- the and1 gene encoding actinodin1; translation: MTGSRRMSASCMFLTGLVAVLLMPDLSSAGAIVTKTKREAGASVQERAAEQASSRQLVRNRRNISWYKQHADFWSWYKYFTDNGNQEAVQELDRIYLAYLQNKNRAEGRRSYKAYLSHLGDIYKSCADSEDPKCVATHTTRPTPEPPKPAPVKTCDPTKDAHCLYAALMQGKSPYLPLVLPATKAAVAAPAPVYARGPAPAKNPRSGYYYYSPSVQPFLTKEQKAELLRICSPEDVECLQYHLKAAFGYKPAAGPLPSYAHLGCDPKKDPGCQPQLVQKAPSGVYLKYPNCDPLRDPRCAYEAALSAPRAPNPPARAGPGSCNPLTEEGCNPLTATKFASPPEKYGAEQQEDAAAAAAIRAAPAEQRSDPYAVFRDAFAHAHANRAPDPYAAYRQASGQAAAAQANDPYAMYRRASPQANDPYAMYRQASAQDNDPYAMYRGQAPTQAPANDPYAMYRQASAASQENDPYAMYRQASAQDNDPYAMYRGQAPTEPPANDPYAMLRKLMSRAQSNDPHAPRTGAAAAAPEADANDPFAALREASRRAQGPYGARQSAPAQPEQQQHPLGPPGKTREGYDCYIGYDRECYAVKAAEPRAGPGPRPHPAEPYEPHLNADGSRNGVMEPSNPDCDPEYDRDCRLRRYEPRPEAEPEAQPEATQHAEEEEESYRQGATESELEPYQSGQEEPYMPYPQQQAPQGMPNFQDMLRGYGDQFADRGDHRAYADDYRQK